In Lotus japonicus ecotype B-129 chromosome 5, LjGifu_v1.2, one genomic interval encodes:
- the LOC130721231 gene encoding protein FANTASTIC FOUR 3-like: MATIVESRTLKLRLSSSKPLPPPHQSIDLSFKSCFRDSNNNEENTNKTDTFKPNNNMGNSWSFLDALSDVSQGNKESSQKETTYVPPQQKRSSLLLSPKSLELCTENLGNESGTDIADENDIDLFCSGGNLGTRRQPRLQRLAAKKARTQNFPPPLTTIRGSESLLVRPHREDGRLVIEVTKVPPPSPSCFQAERSHGRLRLCFLTNQPPSFDPEEEEEAEEENEDVNVIDNNEFPTPNKGFEVEFDENDMSGQIQHAEVETGDKTEEETEEKTEEETGEEATFAACGGCDEMKESNVRMEKYERLRRCKEGGDRENSEVLLNWSEPFWVTI, translated from the coding sequence ATGGCTACAATCGTCGAGTCAAGAACACTCAAGCTGAGGTTATCTTCCTCAAAACCACTTCCCCCTCCTCATCAATCCATTGATCTATCCTTCAAATCTTGCTTCAGGGATTCAAACAACAATGAAGAAAATACCAACAAAACAGACACCTTCAAACCCAACAACAACATGGGTAATTCTTGGAGCTTCCTCGATGCTCTTTCAGATGTCTCCCAAGGAAACAAAGAATCATCACAGAAAGAAACAACGTATGTACCCCCTCAGCAGAAGCGTTCCTCCTTGCTTCTCAGCCCAAAGAGCCTTGAACTGTGCACTGAGAATCTGGGCAATGAGAGTGGCACTGACATTGCTGATGAAAATGACATTGACTTGTTCTGTTCTGGAGGAAATTTGGGAACAAGGCGGCAACCTCGTCTTCAACGCTTGGCAGCTAAGAAAGCGAGAACCCAGAATTTTCCACCCCCTTTGACAACGATAAGGGGATCAGAATCTCTTCTTGTGAGGCCCCACCGTGAAGATGGACGGCTAGTGATCGAGGTCACCAAGGTCCCACCACCAAGCCCCTCGTGTTTTCAAGCTGAGAGAAGCCATGGCCGCCTTCGCCTATGTTTTTTGACGAACCAACCTCCAAGCTTTGAcccggaagaagaagaagaagcagaagaagaaaatgaagatgtcAATGTCATAGACAACAACGAATTTCCAACACCCAATAAAGGTTTTGAAGTGGAATTTGATGAAAACGACATGAGTGGACAAATTCAACATGCTGAGGTAGAAACAGGGGATAAAACAGAGGAGGAAACAGAGGAGAAAACAGAGGAGGAAACAGGGGAGGAAGCAACCTTTGCTGCATGTGGTGGGTGTGACGAGATGAAAGAAAGTAACGTGAGAATGGAAAAGTATGAGAGGCTAAGAAGGTGCAAAGAAGGTGGTGATCGTGAAAACAGTGAAGTGTTGTTGAATTGGAGTGAGCCCTTTTGGGTTACCATTTAA